In the Rickettsiales bacterium genome, AGCCAAGCGTAGAGACCTAAGCTAATACCCAGCACTAATGCTAAAATCACCGCAAAAGTAGTGTCTAACCAATTGAAGGTTTTTTTAAGCATGAGATTCGTTATACTGCCTGTAGTTTCCACAAAGACCGCTATACTGTCATGGTGCATCCCGATTCCGCAAGCATAAACACGGATTTTCTTCCGAAACCTTATCAGCTAACCCCTGTGCCAGAGGTCTTTTCGTCATTTTCGGGTACTCCCTTCATGCAATTACTTGAGACGATCTACGGAACCTCGCCTCACTTAAGTAAATTGCTCGATAAGCACCCTGATATCGCCCGCGCATTTTACACGTTAGGAGCGGATACGGCATTTACACAGCTAGATACCGACTTCTCTGATAAATCTGAGGCCGGGTGCATGCGTGATATGCGCATCTATAAACAACATGCGGGCCTACTGATTGCCATGGCCGATATTGCCGGAATTTGGACATTAGACCAAGTAACCGAAGCTTTAAGCAAGTTGGCAAAAATTACACTCCAAGCCTCGCTTGACTACCTAATTAAGCATTATCAAAAGCAATATGGCTTACAGATACGCGATGCGGAGGATGGCTGCGGTATCATCATACTGGCCATGGGAAAACTGGGAGCGCAGGAGCTTAACTATTCTAGCGATGTGGATCTGATTCTGCTTTACGAAGCGGATAAGCTTTCCCTCAAGACTGAAAAACCGACGGCAACCCTCCTCAATCGCATAGCACAGGACATGATCCGCTTGATGCAAGAGCGCACCGCCGACGGCTATGTTTTCCGCATGGACCTTCGGTTACGCCCCGACCCAGCCAGCACCCCCCTCATGCTCAATACTGAAACCGCGTTCCGTTATTATGAAAGTGTCGGGCAGAATTGGGAACGTGCGGCTTTTATCAAAGCACACCCCGTTGCCGGAGACATCGCCGCAGGTGAGCGCTTCCTCAACGAACTAAAGCCGTTCATCTGGCGTAAAAGTCTAGACTTCGCCGCCATTGCCGACATCCAATCCATCAAACGCCAAATGGATAGAGCCTTTGATAATCTTGAAATTGAGATTGCAGGGTATGATGTCAAAAAAGGCCTCGGCGGTATTCGTGAGATTGAGTTTCTCGCACAAATCCACCAACTCATCTGGGGTGGAAGAAGACAGCAGTTACGCTCTCGCCGCACCTTAGAAACATATCAAGCCTTACAAGTTGCCCAACTCGTAACCGCCGAGGAAGTGGCCACCCTATCCGCCCATTACGAAACCTTGCGGATGATCGAACATCGTTTACAAATGCTGCATGATGCCCAGACCCATCAAATCCCCTTACAGGAAGATGAGCGCACAAGAGTGGCACTGTTCTGCGGGTATTCGTCGCTGGATGAATTTGAAGCTGCTCTAACGAATATCGCAATTGAGACTCACACGATTTACCATCAATGCTTTAACGAAGATGAATCTTTAGCCGGTGATGGCAAACTCTCTTTCATCGGCGTGAGTCATGATAGCGAAACCCTCAAAACCTTACGCAAAATGGGCTTCAAAGACCCCGCAACAATTTGCGATACGATACAATCGTGGCATCGCGGCTCCATTGCGGCCATGCGCTCCAGTCGATCGCGTGAATTGCTGACAGAGCTGACACCAACACTGCTGTCACATATTTCCGAACAGGTCGATGCCGATGCGACGTTCAAACGTTTTGCCAAATTCTTTTCTAAACTTCCGGGGGGCGTGACCCTACTCTCTTTACTATATAACAATGCGCAACTACTGGCCGTCTTTATGAATATTATCGGCAACGCGCCCCAGCTTGCAGATTATTTAAGCAAGCACCCGGACTGGCTCGACGCGCTACTCACGCTAGGGCGAAATAAAGCGCTCGCACAAGCCTCCCTGAATCCTACAAAACATTACCGCCTGATGAGTCATCAACCTGAAGAGGCAGCAAGTTGGTTATGTCGCTACCGTGCGGAACATGAATTCGTGATGGGATGTCAAGTACTTGCTGGAAACCTCGATCCACTCAAAGCCATGCCGGTGCTGACGCATATTGCAGATACTGCAGTGACCGAGTTAAGCCAAAATGTGATTCACATCTTCGAAGAGCAGTATGGCAAAATCGCAGATAGCAGCTTTCATATTGTCGCACTTGGCCGCTTAGGCACTGAGACTCTCACCTTCGGTTCTGACCTCGACCTCCTCTTCCTATATGATGCCCCTGATGAGCTTGCCGAATCGGATGGAGAGCGTAGCTTAGGGGTATCCGCCTATTATAACCGGCTGGCGCAACGCATCACCGGTCAACTTAATGCCATGACACCTGAGGGGCGCCTCTATGAAGTTGATGGTCGATTGCGTCCTGCTGGCTCGGATGGCCCACTCGCTGTAAGCCTTAAGGCACTGCAACAATATTACGCAAAGGATGCGTGGATCTTTGAGCGCATGGCCTTGTTAAAACAGCGCCTTATCATCTCGCACCCAGATCAGGGCGATAAGGTGCAAAAGGCGCTTACGGAGATTTTGCAACAGCCTCTCGATGCAACTCAAGTGCGACAAGATGCGCTCAACATGCGCAAACGATTATGGGCAGAATTCGGCACGGACAACCCCTGGAGCATGAAGCAAGCCAAAGGCGGACTGATGGATATCACCTTCATCCATCAAGTTTGTGCGCTACAAAATAAGCTACTTTCGAAAGCAGAATGGCAGACGCTCGAAGCATCACTCAATTTCCAACAACATGCGCAATCTATTCTACGTTTATGTCATGATCAATTTGAAGAATCTAAATTCTCCTCTGGCTTAAAACAAATCTTAGCGCGCAGCCTTGGCCTAAAAACCTTCGATCATGTACGACAAGACTTGCGCAAACATCAACAAGCCAGTTATACCATCTTTAGTAAAATCATAGGAGACTACACATGAGCTCAGCTGCACAAGAAATTGCCGATAACCAACCTCAAATTGGCGATAGCGCTCCTGCTATCAATCTGCCAAACGATCAAGGCAAAACCATCTCGCTTAGCGATTTAAAGGGTAAGAATGTGGTCGTGTATTTCTATCCTAAAGATGACACGCCCGGCTGCACCACTGAGGGCAAAGACTTCCGCGACCTCTATGCTAAATTCCAAGATGCCAATACGGAAATTTTCGGTATATCCAAATGCCCTGTCGCCAAGCATGATAAATTTAAATGCAAATATGAGTTCCCCTTTGCACTGCTTTCCGATGAAGAAGGTGATGTGTGCGAACGCTATGGGGTATGGGTTGAGAAGAACATGTATGGCAAAAAATACATGGGCATTCAGCGCACGACTTTCTTGATTAACGCAGAAGGTAAAATCGCCGCAACATGGCCTAAAGTCAAAGTGGCCAATCACGTCCAGGAAGTGCTCGAGGCAGCCTCAGCGCTTTAACAAACCCATGAAAGTCCTCATTCTCGGATCGGGTGTTATCGGCGTCACCACAGCTTACGTCTTGGCCACGCGTGGTTACGATGTGGAGGTGATTGATCGCGCGCCTTCCGCCGCCGCCGAGACGAGCTTCGCCAATGGCGGTCAGCTCAGCTATAGCCATGCTGAACCTTGGGCGAGCCCCAGCACCTTGCCAAAGGTCTTTAAGTGGATGTTTGATGATACGGCGCCTTTGGTTTTACGCCCACGCCTCGATTATCAAATGTTGCGCTGGGGGATGAAATTCCTCGCCAATTGCACTCAAAATGGGTTGGAAAGGAATACCGTCACTTTGCTACGCCTTGGCCTTTATAGCCGTAAAATGATGCAAGATCTCGCGACCATGACAGATATTGATTTCCACTACCAGCGTGATGGAATTTTGCATATATTCTCGCAAGAATCGAATTTTGAAGCGGCTCAAAAACAAGTCGAATTTCAAAATAAATTTGGCTGTCAGGAGAGAACAAAAACCATCGCAGAATGCCTCCAAATGGAACCTGCACTCGAACATAGCAACTGCAAACTTGTTGGCGGCATTCACGCCCACCTTGATGAAGCGGGTAGCGGTCATCTTTTCACCACTGGGCTCGCTAAAATTTGCGAGAAGGAGTATGGCGTAAAGTTCCATTATGACACGACCATTACCGGAATTCGCAAAGAAAGCGATAAAATCGTCGCCGTTGAGACAGACAAAGGCGAGTTTACCGCCGATAAATATGTCATGTCACTCGGCTCCTATAGCGCTATTTATTTGCGCATGCTTGGGATGGATGTGCCCATCTACCCGATGAAAGGCTACAGCCTCACTCTCGATAGCAATACCCATTCTCCTTCCATTAGCGTGACCGACCAAAAAGCGAAAATTGTATTTAGTAGACTCGGCGATCAAATTCGGATCGCCGGTACGGCTGAATTTGCCGGTTACAATACCACGATCAAAAAGCGTCGTATCACACAAATTAAGAACGCCGCGAAAGGGCTTTTCCCTAAAATGATGGAAAGTGATCCCCACTATTCTGAATGGGCTTGCCTGCGCGCGTCCACCCCCGATGGCCCGCCGATTATTGGCAGCTCCCCTATCAGTAATCTATTCCTCAATACCGGGCATGGCACACTGGGTTGGACCCAAAGCGCAGGGAGCGCCTTCCTTCTGGCCGATACATTAGAGGGTAAAGAAACCGAAATCAGCCTTGATGGCATGGAAGTGAGACGTTACCTATAATGATAGAACCTAAGATCCAAACCATCACCCGAAATGACCGAGATATCTCGTGCGCCGTATGGAACGAGAATAACGATAAAACGCCCGTTTTTTGTATTCACGGCCTAACCCGTAACGGGCGAGATTTCGACTATCTCGCCTCCAGCTTAAATGATAGTCGTACAATCTATGCCCCAGATGTCGTCGGCCGCGGCCTAAGCGACTGGCTGCCTGCAGGTGAAATCTACAACTACGATACCTATGTAGAAGATACCCTACACGTCCTTGATACACTCGGCTTAGAGCAAGTCGATTGGGTCGGTACTTCGATGGGCGGTCTTTTAGGCATGCGCATGGCGTGCGAATACCCTTCACGCATTCGTAAATTCGTGATTAATGACATTGCCCCGGTGATAAGCGTCGAAGCCATGCAGCGCCTTGATGATTATGTCGGCCAGCATATGGATCATGCCTCCCTCGCTGAGGCTGAGAATTATATTCGTATTTGCTACGGTGCCTTTGGCTTAAATAAAAGCTGGCAATGGAATCACATGCTCAAACATAGCGTCAAACCCACCGAAGATGGGCGTGTGCGAATGCTTTACGATCCAGCCATCATCAATGGCATTCGCGACGAAAAAGGCGAAATGACGCTCACGGATGATATCAATCTCTGGCCACTTTGGGAGAATATACCCCAGCCTATCTTACTGCTGCGCGGCGAGCATTCCGATTTCCTAAGCGCCGCCATGGCAAAAGAAATGTGCGAACGTCACCCCAATGCCACATGGATAGAATTCAAGGATTGCGGCCATGCTCCCGCGCTCATGGTTGACGGACAAGTAAATGCCGTGCGCGAGTGGCTTGATAGCTAAAAATAAATGCTCACAACCATTGTTAAGCAAACACAATTGCCCTATATTTAGAGTATGACGGATATCCGCAACATTCCTCTGTCGCCACTCGGCAGACCGATTGAGCAGGCACAACAACGCCCTCAAGGGAATACGTCACAGCAAAATCAGCAGCAAAACACCACTTCCGCGCGAGTCAATCCCAGGCAAGCTCCGATCAATGTGTTACCTTCTGACGAAGCTTTAGGCCGCCTAATTACTCGGGCGCAAGAAGCACAAAATCAAGGCCAAACGCTTGAGCGTGGGTCAATCCTCAACCTCATTATTTAAAGATAGATATATGTCCCTACAGCCTATGAATTGGGAGGACCCTCTCCTCCTCGACCTAGAACTTACTGATGAAGAACGCATGATCCGTGATTCTGCCCGCGAATATTTCCGTGGCACTTTGTTTCCAGGAATCATTGAAGCCAATCGTAATCACTATTTCGATCCGAAAATTATGCGTGAAATGGGCGAAATGGGCTTGCTCGGTTCTACTATTGATGGCTATGGCTGCGCCGGCGCCAGTCATGTAGCATACGGCCTTATCGCACGTGAAATCGAATGGGTTGATAGCGGCTATCGCTCGGCTCTTTCTGTGCAGTCGAGCTTGGTGATGCATCCGATCCATGAGTTCGGTTCAGATGAACTTAAAGATCAATTTCTCCCGAAACTCGCAACCGGCGAGCTCATCGGCTGCTTCGGCCTAACGGAGCCTGATCATGGCTCAGATCCCGGTAGTATGAACACCCGCGCGACTCGCAAAGGCACTACCTACAGCCTCACCGGAAACAAGATTTGGATTACCAATTCACCGATCGCAGATGTGTTTGTCGTGTGGGCCAAAGTCTATGGTGATGACGCGCTAGCAGATGGTACGATCAGTGGCTTTGTGATGGAAAAAGGCATGAAGGGGCTTTCCGCTCCTGAACTTAAAGGCAAACTCTCGCTTTGCGCCTCGATCACCGGTGAGATCGTGATGGATAATGTGGAAGTGCCTATTGGCAATCGCCTGAATGTAACGGGCCTTAAGGGGCCGTTTAGCTGCTTAAACAAAGCACGCTACGGCATTGGCTGGGGCGCAATGGGTGCGGCAGAATTCTGTTTCCAAGCCGCTCGAAGCTACACGATGGAGCGCATACAATTTGGCAGACCTTTGGCCGCCAATCAGCTCATCCAAAAGAAACTCGCCGATATGCTAACGGAGATCACGCTTGGTCTACATGCTTGTTTACGCGTGGGTCGTCTGTTGGATGAAGGCACGCTGATTCCTGAAACTATCTCGATCATCAAACGCAACAATGCCGGCAAAGCCCTCGACATTGCCCGCGTTGCACGTGATATGCATGGCGGAAACGGTATCTCAGATGAATACCATGTAATGCGTCATTCCGTGAATCTAGAGAGTGTGAATACCTATGAAGGTACGCATGATGTGCATGCCCTTATTTTGGGTCGCTCTATTACCGGAATGCAGGCCTTTCAATAGGGACTGGCTAGCTTAACTCATGCCCGGTTTTTCGGGTATGAAGGTAAAGCATCGCTTGAATCATCGTGCTGTAATCGGCAGGCATTTCTTTCATCGCCTTTTCATAAACGGCCATGATCACACGTGCGCGCCCGAGCCATTTTTCATCACCGGTAATTTCCCATAAACGCAGGATATTATGCAACATCACGCCATTAGCCGCAGGTAGGCCGGTATCATGCCCTTTATGGATACGTACGAGGAGATTCTCCACTCCGTCCGTCATAAAGTAACCGCCCTTTTCAGCGTCCCAGAATACAGTATTCGTCGTACGGTGAATTTTACGTGCTTGCTTTAACCACTGCTCATCGCGAGTAATTTCATAAAGCGTCAATAATCCTGCTTCGAAATACGCATAATCTTCCAAGAACCCATGAATCTCAGCGCCTTCAATACGCAATAAAATTGTATCCTCAATCAGTGAATCACACAGATGAGTTGCGGCTTTTAAGGCAGCTTGCAAATAATCATCACGTTCAAATATCTTAGACGCACGTGCCAATGTGTCGATCATCAGGCCATTCCAACCGGCGATCACTTTCTCATCGCGGTCAGGGCGTTTACGCTCATCACGCGCAGCTCTTAGTTTCCCAAGAATCGGGTTAAGTGAATCCCGAAAGCTTTCATAACTCCGGTTTTTC is a window encoding:
- a CDS encoding bifunctional [glutamine synthetase] adenylyltransferase/[glutamine synthetase]-adenylyl-L-tyrosine phosphorylase — encoded protein: MVHPDSASINTDFLPKPYQLTPVPEVFSSFSGTPFMQLLETIYGTSPHLSKLLDKHPDIARAFYTLGADTAFTQLDTDFSDKSEAGCMRDMRIYKQHAGLLIAMADIAGIWTLDQVTEALSKLAKITLQASLDYLIKHYQKQYGLQIRDAEDGCGIIILAMGKLGAQELNYSSDVDLILLYEADKLSLKTEKPTATLLNRIAQDMIRLMQERTADGYVFRMDLRLRPDPASTPLMLNTETAFRYYESVGQNWERAAFIKAHPVAGDIAAGERFLNELKPFIWRKSLDFAAIADIQSIKRQMDRAFDNLEIEIAGYDVKKGLGGIREIEFLAQIHQLIWGGRRQQLRSRRTLETYQALQVAQLVTAEEVATLSAHYETLRMIEHRLQMLHDAQTHQIPLQEDERTRVALFCGYSSLDEFEAALTNIAIETHTIYHQCFNEDESLAGDGKLSFIGVSHDSETLKTLRKMGFKDPATICDTIQSWHRGSIAAMRSSRSRELLTELTPTLLSHISEQVDADATFKRFAKFFSKLPGGVTLLSLLYNNAQLLAVFMNIIGNAPQLADYLSKHPDWLDALLTLGRNKALAQASLNPTKHYRLMSHQPEEAASWLCRYRAEHEFVMGCQVLAGNLDPLKAMPVLTHIADTAVTELSQNVIHIFEEQYGKIADSSFHIVALGRLGTETLTFGSDLDLLFLYDAPDELAESDGERSLGVSAYYNRLAQRITGQLNAMTPEGRLYEVDGRLRPAGSDGPLAVSLKALQQYYAKDAWIFERMALLKQRLIISHPDQGDKVQKALTEILQQPLDATQVRQDALNMRKRLWAEFGTDNPWSMKQAKGGLMDITFIHQVCALQNKLLSKAEWQTLEASLNFQQHAQSILRLCHDQFEESKFSSGLKQILARSLGLKTFDHVRQDLRKHQQASYTIFSKIIGDYT
- the bcp gene encoding thioredoxin-dependent thiol peroxidase — protein: MSSAAQEIADNQPQIGDSAPAINLPNDQGKTISLSDLKGKNVVVYFYPKDDTPGCTTEGKDFRDLYAKFQDANTEIFGISKCPVAKHDKFKCKYEFPFALLSDEEGDVCERYGVWVEKNMYGKKYMGIQRTTFLINAEGKIAATWPKVKVANHVQEVLEAASAL
- a CDS encoding D-amino acid dehydrogenase; protein product: MKVLILGSGVIGVTTAYVLATRGYDVEVIDRAPSAAAETSFANGGQLSYSHAEPWASPSTLPKVFKWMFDDTAPLVLRPRLDYQMLRWGMKFLANCTQNGLERNTVTLLRLGLYSRKMMQDLATMTDIDFHYQRDGILHIFSQESNFEAAQKQVEFQNKFGCQERTKTIAECLQMEPALEHSNCKLVGGIHAHLDEAGSGHLFTTGLAKICEKEYGVKFHYDTTITGIRKESDKIVAVETDKGEFTADKYVMSLGSYSAIYLRMLGMDVPIYPMKGYSLTLDSNTHSPSISVTDQKAKIVFSRLGDQIRIAGTAEFAGYNTTIKKRRITQIKNAAKGLFPKMMESDPHYSEWACLRASTPDGPPIIGSSPISNLFLNTGHGTLGWTQSAGSAFLLADTLEGKETEISLDGMEVRRYL
- a CDS encoding alpha/beta hydrolase, whose translation is MIEPKIQTITRNDRDISCAVWNENNDKTPVFCIHGLTRNGRDFDYLASSLNDSRTIYAPDVVGRGLSDWLPAGEIYNYDTYVEDTLHVLDTLGLEQVDWVGTSMGGLLGMRMACEYPSRIRKFVINDIAPVISVEAMQRLDDYVGQHMDHASLAEAENYIRICYGAFGLNKSWQWNHMLKHSVKPTEDGRVRMLYDPAIINGIRDEKGEMTLTDDINLWPLWENIPQPILLLRGEHSDFLSAAMAKEMCERHPNATWIEFKDCGHAPALMVDGQVNAVREWLDS
- a CDS encoding acyl-CoA dehydrogenase — encoded protein: MSLQPMNWEDPLLLDLELTDEERMIRDSAREYFRGTLFPGIIEANRNHYFDPKIMREMGEMGLLGSTIDGYGCAGASHVAYGLIAREIEWVDSGYRSALSVQSSLVMHPIHEFGSDELKDQFLPKLATGELIGCFGLTEPDHGSDPGSMNTRATRKGTTYSLTGNKIWITNSPIADVFVVWAKVYGDDALADGTISGFVMEKGMKGLSAPELKGKLSLCASITGEIVMDNVEVPIGNRLNVTGLKGPFSCLNKARYGIGWGAMGAAEFCFQAARSYTMERIQFGRPLAANQLIQKKLADMLTEITLGLHACLRVGRLLDEGTLIPETISIIKRNNAGKALDIARVARDMHGGNGISDEYHVMRHSVNLESVNTYEGTHDVHALILGRSITGMQAFQ